A stretch of DNA from Dokdonia sp. PRO95:
AGAGACGAAATCCCTGAATAACTACCTTCAGGATGTGAGCAAGATTGATTTAATTACTGCCGAAGAAGAGGTTGAGTTAGCACAACGTATTCAAAAAGGAGATGAAAGAGCACTAGACGCTCTTACAAGAGCAAATCTTCGTTTTGTAATATCTGTAGCAAAACAATATCAAAATCAAGGTTTATCCCTTTCTGATTTAATTAATGAAGGAAACGTAGGTCTAGTAAAAGCAGCAAAACGCTTTGATGAAACTAGAGGTTTTAAATTTATATCATATGCAGTATGGTGGATTAGACAATCTATCTTACAAGCTATTGCAGAGCATGCCCGTACAGTACGTCTACCTCTCAATAAAATAGGTGAGATAAGCAAGATTAACAAGGCAATGGTTTACTTACAACAAGTACACGAACGTAAGCCTACCTCTGGAGAAATAGCAAAGTATCTTGATATTTCTGAAGAAAAAGTAAAGATCTCACTTAAAAACGTAAGTCGTAGTTTAAGTATGGATGCTCCTTTTGCCGAAGGTGAAAATGACAACAACTTATATGACGTTTTAAGTTCTAGCGAGTCACCTCGTCCAGATAGAGAGCTTATGCAGGAGTCTTTGAGCATCGAGATTAACAGAGCACTTGATACACTTACAGAGAAAGAAGCAGAGGTTGTACGTTTAAACTACGGTTTAGGTAATCAACCGGCTATGACACTTCAAGAAATAGGAGATATTTTCGATTTAAGTCGTGAGCGTGTACGCCAGATTAGAGAAAAAGCTATCAAAAGATTGCGTCATACTTCTAAAAGTAAAATCTTAATGAAGTATTTAGGATAATCTCCTTTACTTTATTACAACATAAAAAAAGCCCGTTTTTACGGGCTTTTTTAGGTTAAGTAGGTTAGACATCAGTGCTAGCTTTGGGGTCTAGACACTAAAAAATCTTTGTTAATCAATATATGAATTGGGGATTCTAATTGACCATCTTTTAATGATGATTCAAATATAAAACCCTTAATTCAATCCTACAAGCTATTTGTGTATTTAATCGTTATTAAATGCATTTTATCGATATTAGTAATGTTTACATGTTAATATCTGCCAATTAGGACTACAGATTGTTATCTGGATTAAACCTTTAAGTACATTAGAAGTCTTATAGTTAGTTAAAACGTATCACATAGAAGAGCAAGACCTCATACTCGCATTACAGCAAGATCCCAATAATGGATCATTTGCCATGTTACTTGATAAATATCAAAAGCCATTGTATTGGCACATACGAGGTATTGTAAAAAATCATGAAGATGCAGATGATGTGCTGCAAAACGTCTTTATTAAAGTATATAAGGGTATTAAAAACTTCAAAGAAGATAGTAAGCTCTATACCTGGTTATATAGAATAGCAACCAATGAATCGCTAACGTTTATTAAGAAACGTGCTCGACATTTACAAATTTCAAATGAAGAGCTTCAAACGCGTATGGTAGAAAGTCTAGAGAGTGATGTCTATTTTAATGGTGACGATATACAGCTAGCATTAGAAAAGGCAATAGCCCAATTACCAGAGAAACAGCAGCTCGTATTCCAGATGAAGTACCATCAAGATATGAAATATGAAGATATGAGTGAGATACTTGGTACTTCTGTAGGAGCTCTTAAAAGCTCTTACCATATTGCCACAAAAAAAGTAACCGCCATATTGCAAGCAGATTAAACCTTTTAACTTTTTAAGAGTCTTATTTATAGAACTGTGAAAGAAACAAACAACATACCGTCTAAAAGAGGTTTTAAAGTTCCTCAGGATTATTTTGACACGAGTCGTGATCAAATTCTTGATGATATAACTTTAAAAGCTACATTATCTAGCTCTAGTAATGAGCGCTATGATACTCCTGATGGATATTTTGAGAACTCTAAAAATGAGATTCTTGCTACGCTTTCGCGAAAGCTTGAAGAAGACAATATACCAGCTCAAGAAACTGGCACTAAAGTAATAACTCTAAAAAGCTATTACTATTCCATGGCAGGGATTGCAGCTGCCCTCCTACTCCTAGTTAGCATTGTATGGTCACAACTAGACACAACTGCCGGAATTGAGAGTATTGCTATTGCAGAATATCTTGATAGCGAAGCAAGTGATCTTGAACAAATAGAATTTGCAGATTGGTTATCTGATGAAGACATAGATGCACTTCAAAATGATATTGCCTTAGACGAATCAATTATTATAGACTATCTAGATGATCGCACAGATAGCTACCACTTTTATTTAGATTAAATTATGAGACTACTTATAACATTTATAATTACGATAATGATCACTGCGACTGCAGTAGGTCAAAAAGAAGATAGAAATGCAAAAAAAGAGAGAATACAAGCGCTTAAGGTTGCATATATAACCGAAAAACTAGCATTAACTCCAGATCAAGCACAGGTGTTTTGGCCTATTTATAATACTTACGGAGAACGTATGTCTGAGATTTATAATAGAGAACGAAAAGTTCTTAAAGAAACCAGAGATCTGTTTGAAACAATGGACGAGAATACTGCAAAAAATACACTTGATAACATTCAGTCTTTTGAGCAGCAAAAACTTGACGCTAGAAAAACACTGTTTTTGAATTTGCAAAACAAGCTTTCTTATAAAAAGACACTCATCCTTCTTAAAGCCGAAGGAGATTTTAGACGAGATTTATTGCATAAACTTCGTGGTGACAAAAATGCAAAGCGCGATCACAGAGAGCCGTAACAAAAGCTTATTATCTTTTAAAATTAAGCCTGGCTAATGCATTTTTACCTCCCGCATAAGCTGTAGAATCATTTGCAAATCTTACCGTTAAAAATGGCGCATCAGATAGTTGCTTCCATGAAGCACCTGAGTCGCTTGAGTAAGAAATACCTGTAAATCCAGCTGCAATAATTTCTTTCCCATTTGAATTCGGAACATACTGCACGCAACTTTTATAACCGTTATTTTCACCAGATGCTGTTATCACCCAGGATTTACCACCGTCGCTAGTAGTTGCAATATTATCTACGTTGTCCTCAGGTGTAGTATAATCACCTCCATATATAATACCTGTTTTATTGTCATAAAAATCCATGGTATAAGCACCTTGAGTATCTTTTCCTTGTGCTACAGGAAGGTTATATATGCTCCATGAAAATCCTTTGTTTGCAGAGTAATACATTCTAGAAGTACCACCACCTGTAATTATCCACGTTTCATCTCTTATCGTTTTAATATTAGTATTACTTGCGGCAAAAGCTCCTTCTTTTTCTAATTGATTAGGCAGGGACCCACAATCCAGTTTACCCCAGCTAGTGCCACCATCTCTAGTAATGATAACGGATAAACAACCGTTTACAGAATCCCCTATTGCGATTCCTTCCTCCTCATTCCAAAAGGTCATAGCATCATAAAAAACTCCCTCTTCTTGTTCAGTATAAACAAGGGATACTTGGTTAGTAGTTCTATCATAGCGGTATAGAAGTGCTGGATTTTCTATAGATAATATAAAAAATGCTTTGCTTGTACTAGCAATACTCCTAAAAGCAGGGTTTTTACCTAAGAAATCTATTCTCCCTTTATTTGTAACTTTAAATTGAGAGGCCATCGCTGCATCGGTAGATTTGGTTTGATCCAGATTCATCTCATAAATACCGTAGTGACCATTACTACCCGCATACATGACGGCATCATTAGCAACTTCTATTGCTCGTATGCTCGTACTATCCTGATGTAAAAATTCGATATCCACTTTCGTGAAAACGTTAGCACCCTCAATTACAGCAGTTTGATTATTATTATTTACATCCTTACAAGATGTTACAATTAGAAATAAAAGAAAAAAAGTATATAAAATTCGCATTGTCAAAATTTTAGTAAAAATAGCACTATTCCCTAAAGAACCAATACCTTTACACCCTCAAAATATAGTATGAAATTACACAGAAATTTAGTCTTTGCAGCTGTTGATGCATTAGGAATGATATTTAATGATGGAGAACAAGCTGATAAGGTATTAAGAAAGGTTCTTAAGTTTGATAAAAGATGGGGTTCTCGTGACCGAGGTTTTATTGCGGAGACTGTTTACGACATTGTGCGCTGGCAACGCTTATACTCAGAGATTGCAGAAGTAAAAGCACCGTACAGCAGACCTAATTTATTTAGATTATTTGCAGTTTGGGCTACATTAAGAGGTATTGAAGTTCCAGACTGGAAACAAATGGAACCTATACCTACTCGTAGAATTAAAGGACGTTTTGACGAACTTTCAAAAATTAGAAAATTCAAGGAATCTATTCCAGATTGGATGGATGAGATGGGTGAGAAAGCTCTTGGTAAAAAGTGGGCTGCAGAGCTTGCTGCTTTAAATACACAGGCACAAGTAGTATTACGAGCAAATACATTAAAAACCACTCCAAAGGACTTAAGAAACACCCTTGCAGATCAAGATATAGACACTCGATTATTAGATGGCTATCCTGATGCTGTGGAGCTTGTAGAACGTAAAAATGTATTTACTACAGAAGCTTTTAAAAGTGGTTTCTTTGAAGTGCAAGACGCTTCATCACAAAAAGTAGCACGCATGCTTGATGTAAAACCAGGAATGCGCGTTGTAGATACCTGTGCAGGTGCTGGAGGAAAAACATTACATCTTGCAGCCCTAATGGAAAATAAAGGGCAGATTATCGCTATGGATATCTACGAAGGTAAACTTAAGGAACTTAAAAGAAGATCTAAGCGAGCTGGAGCTCACAACATAGAGACAAGAGAAATTACATCAACTAAGGTATTTAAAAAATTATATAACACCGCAGACCGCGTATTAATTGATGCTCCATGTACTGGGCTAGGAACTATTAAGCGTAATCCAGATTTGAAATGGAAATTACAGCCAGAGTTTATAGATAAGGTGGTGCAAAGGCAAGCAGAATTACTAGATAGCTATAGTAAAATTGTTAAAGACGGCGGTAAAATGCTATATGCTACTTGTTCTATTTTGCCTAGAGAAAACCAAGAACAAGTACAAGCATTTCTAGCTACAGAACAAGGCCAGAAGTTTCAACTAGATAAGGAAGAAACTGTAAGCCCGGCAAAAAATGGTTACGACGGATTTTATATGGCTTTGCTTTCGCGAAAGCAATAAAACCACCCAATCACTTCTCATTAAACATATAAAATGTTTTGAGATTATACTTAAAGAAAGAGCCTTGTTATCGTGTGATAACAAGGCTCTTTCTTTATTAGTATGTTCGAACTGTACAATTTTAAATCTACTGCACTATAATCTTCTTAGTTTTAGTAAAGCGGCCTGTTTGATCATTTACTGTGACTATATAAACTCCTGCCGAAAGATTAGCTAAATTCAATAACACTCTAAAGCCATCATTACCTCTAGCTATCGACTTATACGTTAACTGTTGCCCTAACAGATTTGAAACACCCACATATACCTTACCATCGTAATCTGTTGGCAATTGCACATCAAATTGATTGTCTTCTAAGGATGTGACAACTAAGTCTGTAGTTCCTTGTAAAAAATCATCGATGCTTAATGTATCATCTATAATAACTGTATAATCCTGCACTTCACCAAAACGGAAATCAGAACACGGATTATTAATATCACCTGGCTCTGCACCATCAATAGCTTTGGCACGTAAAATATGGCTGCCTATAGGTGCATCTAATGGAATTACCAGATCAAAACTATCCAAAGTATTTGCTCCTGGAAAAGGAACTCCTTGAATTAATTGCTCAGACTCTTCAAAAATGAAGTTATCATTAAAATCAATCCATACCGAGAGTACTTCGATACCTGCTCCTGCATCATAGTTATGGCGAGCTTGAAGCACATATTCATTTTGACCAGCTACATTACTTAAAGTTGTTTCTAAGTCCGTACGATCTGCATAACCTTGAGGACCGTTTGAAGGTTCTGTATTACATCCATCACCGCCATCATCTACATTAATGGTGTTTAATATAAATTGCTTAATCCCGTCTGCTTGACAACCAGCACCATTAGGTTCGGTGGCACGAGGCATACAAGAGTTAGTTACTTCTGTTGTTGCTACGTCATTTGCTGGGTCTTGATCTCCCAAACTATTTGTTCTTGCTTCTAACTGATAGGTGGTAAATACTGTAATATCTGCTTGAACTGCAAATGAGAATTCTTCTATTGCTCCAGTAGCAATGGAACCCGTAAATGTTTCTACTATAGGAGTTCCTCCGTCTACAGTATACTGTACTTCAAATCCTGACTGCTCGTTTGCTCCAAAATTTTTAATACGAATAACTACTGTTTCTTCAGACAGCCCTCCAGCTGACTCTGGAGCCGTAATACTTAAAACACCTAAGTCATTCTCAAATAAATGAGCTACTGTTTTCATAGCGTCATTATTTACAGGTGCTTGATCAGTTGCTAGACTTGTTTCTGTAACAATATTGTATGATTCTCCTTGAGTAGATAAATCTACGGTTGCTGTAAACTCGTATTCCATATTAGAATTGGCAGCTATTGGCCCAGCGATAACCTCATTTGCTACCACTACCCCATCTATTGATAATGAGATAGGGATATCTACCTGGGCATCTGTCCCAAAGTTTCTAACTGTTACTTGTACAGTTTCCGTAGTTGTGAGAATACCATCTACCGGAGAGTCAATAGCAATTACCCCTACATCATTAGTAAATCCATCTGATAATCTAAAGGAAGCTATCTGCGTATCCCAGAAATTAGTTGCAGAGAAATATTCGGCAGTATGCCAAAAGGAAAAATCATTTGGATCCATTGTTAAATGTGAGTAATCACCAAACCGATTAGAAAAAGTCTGTATACCAGAACCCTGGATAATAACTTCTTCTCCTAGTGTCATCTCTCCAGCGGCATCACCATCAAAACGCCCTGTATAATTTATACCGATAAAATCATTAATGCTTCCTATATTAAATGCAAGTCCTATATTTCCTTGAGCATCCATTGCACCACTTCCCATAAAACGACTTTGACCATCATCTGGGGCATAAGTACCTTGCTGGAAGACACTCCAAGGCTCAGTATCGCTGTTACGTAATTCTGTCCAGCGTATTCCTGATCTATCATTTCCATCTACATCAACATTAAAGGAGATAAGCCACGAGTTATGATCTTCAAAACTCCTATAGTTTGCGGCATATGAAATAACACCTCCTATCATATCTATTTTTCTAGAAGTTCCTGGCTGCGCAAGATCGCCCTCTCCAAATTCTCCAAACACAGAATCAAAAGGAGCAACTGGTATTTCTAATGGCATTGATACGGTTGACTTTCCAGGTTCATCAAAATCCACATCTAACTCCCATACCTTCAAGTGATCTTCTGTAATAGCACCGCCCCAGCCATCGTCTTGTAAATACACAATATAACCTGGTGTATCTTCTGGAAATGAAAACCCAGTTAGGTTTGCTGGTTCTGGACTAAAAACAGTATTCGGGTTACGCACTATACCTGGAAGATTAAAACCTACTAGAGTAACATTTTCCTCTCCAGCGAGCATCGCTGCTCTATCTAATGCGTAGGTCGTGTTTCCTTGGTTTTTGTTTGCAGTTAAATAGTACGCATCTGGCCAGACCGCATAATGTGGATAATCTGGAAAAGCATCTAATTGAAATTGATATAAGAAATAAGCTCCTGTAGGATCTGGAGTCTCAGATACTCCTATTACTAGAATATTATTTAAACTAGCAATGTTAGATGTTTGAAACTGACTTACAAAAAAACGATCTGCTAGTTGATCATACATAACAATGGGATCACCTTCATTTTGTCCATTACCTAGAAAATCACCTAATGATACTGGGCCTAAGAGCTGAGTTCCTTGCTTATCAAAAATATTTATAACGCTATTTATACCTTGTACATAGTGATCAGGCCCTACTGCTCCAGAAGGATCTGGCGGAGTAAAATTAGATTGACTCGAATTTCCACCCCCAAAATTTGCTTCTGTTTCAAGCATTCTAAACTGTCCAGAGGTAAATTGCGCAATTGGATCTGCACCTAGTGGTAGTGCCTGGTCATTTACTTTTCGATTTCCTCGTAAGTTATTAGGAACAATTGTAATCTCTGAGACTCCCTTAAATCTATTTGCAATAATTACAGGCTGATCTCTAAGCGGAGCAGTTTTACCTACAAATTTTCCCTTAGTAATCTCTGAAGGTGGTAATAGCTCCTGTGCAGTGAGATATATTGAAAAAGTGAATAGTAACAGGAAAAGTAGTTTTCTCTTCATAATTTGGGGATTTTATGTTCTTTTTACTAAAGATAACATATTTTGAGACCTTTATCTTTATAAATGGTTAACAACTCGTTAAAAGAACAGGTTAAAGAGATATTATCCTACCTATAATATAAATAAATATTGTAGTAAATTTACGTCCTTAAACAACGCAACAAAACCAATCGGATGATCCACTTCTTTGGAAACCCTCAAGGCACTGTTTACGCAGTACAAAGTACACAAGCATTTACACAGGACGATACCGCTAAGCTCGTATGGCTTTTTGGCAACTCTCAAAAAATTGAAGCGTCTCATATTGACGCTTTTTTTATTGGACCTAGAGCAGCCATGATTACCCCATGGAGTACAAATGCTGTAGAGATTACCCAAAACATGGGAATCTCAAATATTATAAGGATAGAAGAGTTTCACGCTTTCGCGAAAGCGGACTCCTCAACACAGCAAGTCCAAACTAACCCTTTCCCATCTATAGAAGATGCTACAGGCGTAATTACAGAAAGCACTCCTGATTATGATCCTATGATCTCTCAAGAGTACGCTGCATTAAATCAAGATATTTTTACGGTTAACGTTACTCCAGAATCTATTTTATCTATAGAGGATATTGCGGCATATAATGAGCAAGAAGGGTTATCGTTAAGTGATGAAGAGGTTGCTTACCTAAATGGTGTAGCTGCCAAAATAGGAAGACCACTTACAGATTCTGAAGTATTTGGTTTTAGCCAAGTAAACTCGGAGCACTGCCGTCACAAAATCTTTAATGGAACCTTTGTGATTGATGGTGAAGAGATGCCTTCTTCATTATTCAAATTGATTAAAGAAACATCAAAAGCACATCCTAATACGATTGTATCTGCATATAAAGATAATGTTGCCTTTATAGAAGGACCACGTGTAACTCAATTTGCTCCTAATACAGCAGATAAACCTGATTTCTATTCCGAAAAAGACTTTGACTCTGTTATTTCTATAAAAGCAGAAACTCACAACTTCCCAACTACCGTAGAGCCTTTTAACGGAGCTGCTACAGGTTCTGGTGGGGAAATACGCGATAGACTTGCTGGTGGTAAAGGATCACTTCCACTTGCTGGAACTGCAGTGTATATGACTCCTTATTCTAGACTTGAAAAAGAACGTCCTTGGGAACATGGAATGGACGCACGTAAATGGCTTTATCAAAACCCGATAGACCTACTTATTAAAGCTTCAAATGGAGCTTCAGACTTTGGAAACAAGTTTGGACAGCCTTTAATTGTTGGGTCTGTACTTACTTTTGAGCATCACGAAGACGGTCAGCGTCTAGGGTACGACAAAGTAATTATGCAAGCTGGGGGTATTGGTTACGGTAAACGTGAGCAAGCACTTAAAGACACTCCACAAGATGGTGACAAAATTGTAATCTTAGGTGGTGAGAATTATAGAATAGGTATGGGTGGCGCTGCAGTGTCAAGTGCAGATACGGGAGCTTTTGACTCTGGAATCGAGCTTAACGCGGTACAACGTTCTAATCCAGAGATGCAAAAACGTGCTGCAAATGCAGTACGTGGTATGGTTGAGAGTGATGTAAACCCAATCGTATCTATACACGATCACGGTGCGGGAGGACATCTTAACTGTCTTTCTGAACTTGTAGAAGATACTGGTGGTCTTATCGATCTTGACAAGTTACCTGTAGGAGACCCTACCCTATCTGCAAAGGAAATTATAGGAAACGAGTCGCAAGAACGTATGGGACTTGTTATAGGAGAGAAAGACATAGATATGCTACAACGCATTGCAGATCGTGAGCGCTCACCTATGTATGAAGTAGGCGACGTTACAAATGATCATCGTTTTACATTTAAAAGTAAAACAACAGGCTTAAGCCCTATGGACTTGCACCTAGATGATATGTTTGGGAGCTCTCCAAAAACAATAATGACTGACAAGACGGTCGCTCGTGATTATAAAAATCCAGAATATCAACTTGAGCATTTCCACGATTATCTAGAACAGGTATTGCAACTAGAAGCTGTGGCTTGTAAAGACTGGCTTACTAACAAAGTAGATCGCTGTGTAGGTGGTCGCGTTGCAAAACAACAATGTGTCGGCCCATTACAAATACCACTTAACAATGTGGGTGTGATGGCACTTGATTTTAAAAGTACAGAAGGTATTGCTACTTCTATAGGACACTCACCAGTTTCTGGTCTTATTAATCCCGTAGCAGGAAGTAAAAACAGTATTGCAGAGGCACTTACAAACATAGTATGGGCTCCTCTTAAAGATGGTTTACAGTCTGTAAGCCTTTCGGCAAACTGGATGTGGCCTTGTAAAAATGAAGGAGAAGATGCTCGTTTGTATAAGGCTGTAGAAGCAATATCTGCAATGGCAATCAACCTTGGGATAAATGTTCCGACAGGTAAGGATAGTCTCTCAATGAAACAAAAATATCCAGATGGTGATGTAATTGCCCCTGGTACTGTGGTTATTTCGGCAGCTGGAAATTGTAATGACATTAATAAGGTAGTAGAACCTGTACTTCAAAAAGATGGAGGTGCTATTTATTATATTAACATGTCTGGAGATACACATAAACTAGGAGGGTCTAGTTTTGCACAAGTATGTCATGCTATTGGTAATGAAGCGCCAAGTGTTGTGAGTGATACCGCTTTCGCGAAAGCGTTTAACACCATACAACAGCTCATAAAAGACAATAAAATCCAAGCTGGCCATGATATCGCTAGTGGCGGACTTATCACTACCCTACTTGAACTTTGTTTTGCAGATGTAAACTTAGGTGCAAACCTAGACCTGACTGCACTTGGAGAACAAGATCTTATCAAATTACTTTTTTCTGAAAATGCAGGATTAGTTTTCCAAGCAGACCCATCTGTTGAAAATGTACTTGCTGATAACGGCGTTCCTTTCTTTCAAATAGGAACGGTAACAAGCACTGCAGAGCTTACAATCAAAAATAGTGGTGTAGAATTGGGACTTAACATTGCATCGCTACGTGACACTTGGTTTAAGACTTCTTATTTGCTAGATAATAAGCAAACAGCAAATGGTCTTGCAAAAGACCGTTTTGACAATTATAAAGTACAACCATTACAATATACATTCCCTGCACACTTTACAGGAAAGAAACCAGCATTAGACACTAGTAAAGCTAGACCTAAAGCAGCAATCTTACGTGAAAAAGGAAGTAACTCTGAGCGCGAGATGGCAAATGCGATGTACCTCGCAGGTTTTGATGTAAAAGATGTGCACATGACAGATTTAATATCTGGACGTGAAACACTAGAAGATATTCAGTTTCTTGGAGCTGTAGGAGGATTTTCTAACAGCGATGTATTAGGTTCTGCCAAAGGATGGGCTGGTGCCATAAAGTATAATGAGAAAGCAAATAAGGCGATTAAAAACTTCTTTGCACGTGAAGACACACTCTCTGTGGGGATCTGTAATGGTGCTCAATTGTTCTTAGAACTTGATCTTATAAATCCAGACCACGAGAAGTTGGCTAAACTTAAACATAACAACAGCCGCAAGCACGAGAGTAATTTTACTTCTGTAAAGATAGAAGAAAATAACAGTGTGATGCTTTCTACGCTTGCTGGAACTACGCTAGGCGTATGGATATCGCATGGTGAAGGTAGATTTGATTTACCTATGGGAGCAAGTGCTTATGATATCGTAGCGACTTATGGGTATGAAGGATATCCTGCAAACCCTAACGGATCTGACTTTAATACAGCGATGATTTGTGATACTACAGGTCGTCACCTTGCAACGATGCCACATATTGAGCGTTCTACATTCCCATGGAACTGGGCGCACTACCCTGCTGGAAGCAATGACGAAGTGAGTCCATGGGTTGAAGCTTTTGTTAACGCAAGAATTTGGGTTGAGAAAAACTCATAATACCATATACTTTTAATTACAGAATGCCTCACTTTTCACTAAGTGAGGCATTTTTTTTGCGTTCATGATTGAAATAGTGAGAGTCTAATCTGTCTTTGCAGAAATGAGTTTTTAAAGAAATTCATGATTTTTTAGAATCATGTTTGACAAAATTT
This window harbors:
- a CDS encoding RNA polymerase sigma factor RpoD/SigA, yielding MRQLKITKQVTNRETKSLNNYLQDVSKIDLITAEEEVELAQRIQKGDERALDALTRANLRFVISVAKQYQNQGLSLSDLINEGNVGLVKAAKRFDETRGFKFISYAVWWIRQSILQAIAEHARTVRLPLNKIGEISKINKAMVYLQQVHERKPTSGEIAKYLDISEEKVKISLKNVSRSLSMDAPFAEGENDNNLYDVLSSSESPRPDRELMQESLSIEINRALDTLTEKEAEVVRLNYGLGNQPAMTLQEIGDIFDLSRERVRQIREKAIKRLRHTSKSKILMKYLG
- a CDS encoding RNA polymerase sigma factor; protein product: MLLDKYQKPLYWHIRGIVKNHEDADDVLQNVFIKVYKGIKNFKEDSKLYTWLYRIATNESLTFIKKRARHLQISNEELQTRMVESLESDVYFNGDDIQLALEKAIAQLPEKQQLVFQMKYHQDMKYEDMSEILGTSVGALKSSYHIATKKVTAILQAD
- a CDS encoding oxidoreductase is translated as MRILYTFFLLFLIVTSCKDVNNNNQTAVIEGANVFTKVDIEFLHQDSTSIRAIEVANDAVMYAGSNGHYGIYEMNLDQTKSTDAAMASQFKVTNKGRIDFLGKNPAFRSIASTSKAFFILSIENPALLYRYDRTTNQVSLVYTEQEEGVFYDAMTFWNEEEGIAIGDSVNGCLSVIITRDGGTSWGKLDCGSLPNQLEKEGAFAASNTNIKTIRDETWIITGGGTSRMYYSANKGFSWSIYNLPVAQGKDTQGAYTMDFYDNKTGIIYGGDYTTPEDNVDNIATTSDGGKSWVITASGENNGYKSCVQYVPNSNGKEIIAAGFTGISYSSDSGASWKQLSDAPFLTVRFANDSTAYAGGKNALARLNFKR
- a CDS encoding class I SAM-dependent methyltransferase, whose product is MKLHRNLVFAAVDALGMIFNDGEQADKVLRKVLKFDKRWGSRDRGFIAETVYDIVRWQRLYSEIAEVKAPYSRPNLFRLFAVWATLRGIEVPDWKQMEPIPTRRIKGRFDELSKIRKFKESIPDWMDEMGEKALGKKWAAELAALNTQAQVVLRANTLKTTPKDLRNTLADQDIDTRLLDGYPDAVELVERKNVFTTEAFKSGFFEVQDASSQKVARMLDVKPGMRVVDTCAGAGGKTLHLAALMENKGQIIAMDIYEGKLKELKRRSKRAGAHNIETREITSTKVFKKLYNTADRVLIDAPCTGLGTIKRNPDLKWKLQPEFIDKVVQRQAELLDSYSKIVKDGGKMLYATCSILPRENQEQVQAFLATEQGQKFQLDKEETVSPAKNGYDGFYMALLSRKQ
- a CDS encoding GEVED domain-containing protein, whose product is MKRKLLFLLLFTFSIYLTAQELLPPSEITKGKFVGKTAPLRDQPVIIANRFKGVSEITIVPNNLRGNRKVNDQALPLGADPIAQFTSGQFRMLETEANFGGGNSSQSNFTPPDPSGAVGPDHYVQGINSVINIFDKQGTQLLGPVSLGDFLGNGQNEGDPIVMYDQLADRFFVSQFQTSNIASLNNILVIGVSETPDPTGAYFLYQFQLDAFPDYPHYAVWPDAYYLTANKNQGNTTYALDRAAMLAGEENVTLVGFNLPGIVRNPNTVFSPEPANLTGFSFPEDTPGYIVYLQDDGWGGAITEDHLKVWELDVDFDEPGKSTVSMPLEIPVAPFDSVFGEFGEGDLAQPGTSRKIDMIGGVISYAANYRSFEDHNSWLISFNVDVDGNDRSGIRWTELRNSDTEPWSVFQQGTYAPDDGQSRFMGSGAMDAQGNIGLAFNIGSINDFIGINYTGRFDGDAAGEMTLGEEVIIQGSGIQTFSNRFGDYSHLTMDPNDFSFWHTAEYFSATNFWDTQIASFRLSDGFTNDVGVIAIDSPVDGILTTTETVQVTVRNFGTDAQVDIPISLSIDGVVVANEVIAGPIAANSNMEYEFTATVDLSTQGESYNIVTETSLATDQAPVNNDAMKTVAHLFENDLGVLSITAPESAGGLSEETVVIRIKNFGANEQSGFEVQYTVDGGTPIVETFTGSIATGAIEEFSFAVQADITVFTTYQLEARTNSLGDQDPANDVATTEVTNSCMPRATEPNGAGCQADGIKQFILNTINVDDGGDGCNTEPSNGPQGYADRTDLETTLSNVAGQNEYVLQARHNYDAGAGIEVLSVWIDFNDNFIFEESEQLIQGVPFPGANTLDSFDLVIPLDAPIGSHILRAKAIDGAEPGDINNPCSDFRFGEVQDYTVIIDDTLSIDDFLQGTTDLVVTSLEDNQFDVQLPTDYDGKVYVGVSNLLGQQLTYKSIARGNDGFRVLLNLANLSAGVYIVTVNDQTGRFTKTKKIIVQ